A region from the Paenibacillus humicola genome encodes:
- a CDS encoding WG repeat-containing protein: MNDVETKLNRLAKAFLPDGAELITADEPNAPRTAVYSADFDGDRTPEVAAAYRLNGEPHIVVLRYRGGAWEPAAWAKGPGSGVTLLAAAPVLGTGRNQLIVGWQTGSFRSKLSVYEWTREGLRDAAPRDLVYSDIHIADMPGRAGRDGRAELALWIHDTDDAFRVEVLRWTNGAFVPAPDAYPHYFPGVVRHYERLTRTHPDDSFYWYYLADAQYRAGMATAARASVRRALGFSQPYPSRGALLELERSIGGWMPQPGVLTRAAVLLPASVKTAGGTKWGYIDESGRMAIRPQYDDAREFQPNGLAVVGKNGRYGLIDRSGRFVVQPIYGSISPFSEGRAVVIDDEGFKVIDEAGTVITKRAYPFIADMSGGRAVFYVMNGEGSGGGEGGAGAGEIRYGYLDLQGNEVIPAQYESAEDFSGGKAVVKVKEREYALIDPNGRKLASYPYAFVGSPGDGLLPFRQEEDGKYGYIDERGNVVISPVYTGAFPFRDGRAVVYMGEDFKWNYGVIDKRGRCVVRPEYNDIRQLGERRLALGRAIDSERPYIGSLYAIADDSGKLLSGFDYKDVSDFKDGLASVSDTSETYFIDRSGKPAPGYPRVNGSGTLALADGLIRADVDRRLSYLTRAGNVVWRQNTTIPLTPPYAVIEEKYKPNPDYLVYYPQLEGMPDAGAQRTVNARLRELSQVKPVPGGQLDYSYDGDFEVAFYKERLLELELEGYHFPFGAAHGMPTRTYVPIDLISGTIYELRDLFKPGSSYVEVLSAIVGRQIREDPQYSYVFPDSYKGIRADQPFYVTEDALHLYFEPYEIAPYAAGFPTFTIPFAEIMDLIDTEGAFWRSFHDESNR; encoded by the coding sequence ATGAACGATGTTGAAACGAAGCTGAACCGGCTCGCCAAGGCGTTTTTGCCGGACGGGGCGGAGCTGATAACCGCTGACGAGCCCAATGCGCCGCGTACGGCCGTTTATTCGGCGGATTTTGACGGAGACCGGACGCCGGAGGTTGCGGCGGCTTACCGGCTGAACGGCGAGCCGCACATAGTTGTGCTGCGGTACCGGGGCGGCGCATGGGAACCCGCCGCTTGGGCGAAAGGGCCGGGCAGCGGGGTCACGCTGCTGGCGGCGGCGCCCGTTCTGGGAACCGGCCGGAACCAGCTGATCGTCGGCTGGCAAACCGGTTCGTTCCGGTCGAAGCTGTCGGTGTACGAATGGACGCGGGAAGGTCTTCGCGATGCGGCGCCGCGCGATCTGGTTTACAGCGATATCCATATTGCGGATATGCCGGGCCGGGCGGGCCGGGACGGCAGGGCGGAGCTAGCGCTTTGGATTCACGATACGGACGATGCGTTCCGCGTCGAAGTGCTTCGCTGGACGAACGGCGCTTTCGTTCCGGCGCCGGATGCGTACCCGCATTATTTTCCCGGCGTCGTGCGTCATTATGAACGACTGACACGGACTCATCCGGATGATTCGTTCTACTGGTATTACCTGGCCGATGCCCAGTACCGCGCGGGGATGGCGACCGCGGCGCGGGCTTCCGTCCGCCGCGCACTCGGCTTTTCGCAGCCGTATCCTTCACGCGGCGCGCTGCTTGAGCTGGAACGCAGCATCGGGGGCTGGATGCCGCAGCCGGGCGTCCTGACGCGGGCGGCGGTCCTGCTCCCCGCATCGGTGAAAACCGCAGGCGGCACGAAATGGGGCTACATCGACGAGAGCGGGCGGATGGCGATCCGCCCGCAATACGACGACGCCCGCGAATTTCAGCCGAACGGTCTTGCGGTTGTCGGGAAGAACGGGCGCTATGGTCTGATCGACCGTTCCGGGCGGTTCGTCGTGCAGCCGATTTACGGATCGATCAGCCCGTTCTCCGAAGGCCGGGCGGTCGTGATCGACGACGAGGGATTCAAGGTGATCGACGAGGCGGGCACGGTTATTACGAAGCGGGCCTATCCGTTTATTGCGGATATGAGCGGCGGAAGAGCGGTATTTTACGTTATGAACGGAGAAGGGAGCGGCGGCGGGGAAGGCGGAGCCGGCGCCGGAGAAATTCGGTACGGCTATTTGGACCTGCAGGGGAACGAGGTCATCCCGGCGCAGTACGAAAGCGCGGAGGACTTCAGCGGCGGGAAGGCGGTCGTCAAGGTGAAGGAGCGCGAGTACGCGCTTATCGACCCAAACGGGCGGAAATTGGCGTCGTATCCGTATGCTTTTGTCGGCTCGCCCGGCGACGGTTTGCTCCCGTTCCGGCAGGAGGAGGACGGCAAATACGGGTATATCGACGAGCGCGGGAACGTCGTCATCTCCCCGGTCTACACCGGGGCGTTCCCGTTCCGGGACGGCCGCGCCGTCGTCTATATGGGTGAGGATTTCAAGTGGAACTACGGCGTCATCGATAAGCGCGGCCGCTGCGTCGTCCGGCCGGAATACAACGATATCCGGCAGCTCGGCGAGCGGCGGCTCGCGCTCGGCCGGGCGATTGATTCCGAGCGGCCGTACATCGGTTCCCTGTACGCGATCGCGGATGACAGCGGCAAGCTGCTGAGCGGCTTCGACTATAAGGACGTTTCCGATTTCAAGGACGGGCTGGCGTCGGTATCGGATACGTCCGAGACGTATTTCATCGACCGCAGCGGGAAGCCGGCGCCGGGTTACCCGCGGGTGAACGGCAGCGGCACCCTTGCGCTTGCGGACGGCCTGATCCGGGCGGACGTCGACCGGCGGCTGTCCTATTTGACCCGCGCGGGCAACGTCGTATGGCGGCAAAACACGACGATTCCGCTCACGCCGCCTTATGCGGTGATCGAGGAGAAGTATAAGCCGAATCCGGATTACCTCGTCTATTATCCGCAGCTTGAAGGAATGCCGGATGCCGGCGCGCAGCGGACGGTGAACGCCAGGCTGAGGGAGCTGTCGCAGGTGAAGCCGGTCCCCGGCGGGCAGCTCGATTATAGCTACGACGGCGATTTCGAGGTCGCGTTTTACAAGGAACGGCTGCTGGAGCTTGAGCTGGAGGGCTATCATTTCCCTTTCGGAGCCGCCCACGGCATGCCGACGAGAACGTACGTCCCCATCGATCTGATATCCGGGACGATCTATGAGCTCCGCGACCTGTTCAAACCCGGCAGCAGCTACGTCGAAGTGCTGAGCGCCATCGTGGGCCGGCAAATTCGCGAGGATCCGCAATATTCGTATGTGTTCCCGGACAGCTACAAGGGAATCCGGGCGGACCAGCCGTTTTACGTGACCGAAGACGCCCTTCACTTGTATTTCGAGCCTTACGAAATCGCGCCGTATGCCGCAGGCTTTCCGACCTTTACGATCCCGTTCGCGGAAATCATGGACCTGATCGATACGGAAGGCGCGTTTTGGCGGTCGTTTCACGATGAATCCAACCGGTAA
- a CDS encoding MFS transporter gives MHDRKWWILSVTSLGALLSALNFSTLIIALPDLIKGLHASLLQAMWVMLAYMVSQTVAVLMAGSLADRFGRKRLYMWGMILFTAVSLLSGFSGNAVLLIICRILQGIGGAMVMANSTAIVADAFPRQELGRALGINIMVVAVGQIIGPVLGGWLTTAYGWEWTFWFNVPFGVIAIVWGMWAMGMKDAKPTGAAKKFDLGGTIYYVLFMTGLLLGLTWGPIQTWNSPVVYVSFLVFVICFPLFIRAEKRHPAALLHLPLFKNVVFTLGIVTATLNGLARMAVMFMLIFYFQGALSYDALEAGILTIPLAAGMLIVSPIAGWLGDKFGETMPATVGILFGLAGLVGLALDTGLHTPYWQLAFWMTLMSIGGGLFNSPNSSSIMNAAGPRFRGEASGIRSLTANLGMMLSVAFTIPLVTRSIPKDAMLAIFSGTQVGLANPEKSLAGFIQGLHTVFWVMAGLMVVACLLSVMRAGRTSVQGTHPDRRQVNL, from the coding sequence ATGCACGATCGAAAATGGTGGATTTTATCGGTAACCAGCCTGGGAGCGCTGCTGTCGGCGCTGAATTTCAGCACGCTCATTATCGCGCTGCCGGACCTGATCAAAGGGCTGCACGCGTCGCTGCTTCAGGCGATGTGGGTTATGCTGGCTTATATGGTTTCCCAGACGGTGGCAGTGCTCATGGCGGGCAGCCTGGCCGACCGTTTCGGCCGCAAGCGGCTGTATATGTGGGGCATGATTCTGTTTACGGCCGTGTCGCTGCTGTCCGGTTTTTCCGGCAATGCGGTGCTGCTCATTATATGCCGGATTTTACAGGGGATCGGCGGCGCCATGGTCATGGCCAACAGCACGGCGATTGTCGCCGACGCGTTTCCGCGGCAGGAGCTCGGGCGGGCGCTCGGCATTAATATCATGGTCGTGGCCGTCGGCCAAATTATCGGGCCGGTGCTCGGCGGATGGCTGACGACCGCTTACGGCTGGGAATGGACCTTCTGGTTTAACGTGCCTTTCGGCGTGATCGCCATCGTGTGGGGCATGTGGGCGATGGGTATGAAGGATGCGAAGCCGACGGGAGCGGCGAAAAAGTTCGATTTGGGCGGAACGATTTATTACGTGCTGTTCATGACGGGGCTGCTGCTCGGCTTGACGTGGGGACCGATCCAGACCTGGAACTCGCCGGTTGTTTACGTGTCGTTCCTCGTCTTCGTCATCTGCTTCCCGCTGTTCATCCGCGCGGAGAAACGCCATCCCGCGGCGCTGCTTCATCTGCCGCTGTTCAAAAACGTCGTGTTCACGCTCGGCATCGTGACCGCGACGCTTAACGGGCTTGCCCGGATGGCGGTGATGTTCATGCTGATCTTTTATTTCCAGGGCGCGCTGTCGTACGACGCCCTTGAAGCCGGCATTTTGACCATTCCGCTCGCGGCAGGCATGCTGATCGTATCGCCGATTGCGGGCTGGCTCGGCGATAAATTCGGCGAAACGATGCCGGCCACGGTCGGCATCTTATTCGGCCTCGCCGGGCTGGTCGGACTCGCGCTCGACACGGGGCTGCACACGCCGTACTGGCAGCTGGCGTTTTGGATGACGCTCATGAGCATCGGCGGCGGGTTGTTCAACTCGCCGAACTCCTCGAGCATCATGAACGCCGCCGGGCCGCGGTTCCGCGGCGAGGCGTCCGGCATCCGATCGCTGACCGCCAATCTCGGCATGATGCTGAGCGTGGCGTTTACGATTCCGCTCGTCACCCGCAGCATTCCGAAGGATGCAATGCTGGCGATTTTCTCAGGCACGCAGGTCGGCTTGGCCAATCCGGAGAAGTCGCTGGCCGGCTTTATCCAAGGGCTGCACACCGTCTTCTGGGTGATGGCGGGACTGATGGTCGTCGCTTGTCTGCTTTCCGTCATGCGCGCAGGACGAACAAGCGTACAGGGAACGCATCCGGATCGGCGGCAAGTTAACCTGTAA
- a CDS encoding DUF2663 family protein — translation MPAIHDQIDNLPIAEDTKKVLYELIKRKIKVDRLYMLRIVLAVLNGVIALLILAWLNRLSAISSRVTLDTIGYLGESPAAVFFIVTAITAFFISGAVAREYKKQKQKYDDLREETIVRMDTKWDISEESRLKDKISRMLDEYRKINIRHSK, via the coding sequence ATGCCGGCGATTCACGATCAGATCGATAATCTCCCCATCGCGGAAGATACGAAAAAGGTGCTCTACGAGCTGATCAAACGAAAAATCAAAGTGGACCGGCTGTACATGCTGCGCATCGTATTGGCCGTTCTGAACGGCGTCATCGCGCTCCTCATCCTCGCCTGGCTGAACCGGCTGAGCGCGATTTCCAGCCGGGTGACGCTGGATACGATCGGCTATCTCGGGGAAAGCCCGGCCGCCGTCTTTTTCATCGTGACTGCCATCACGGCCTTTTTCATTTCCGGCGCCGTCGCCCGCGAATATAAGAAGCAGAAGCAGAAATACGACGACCTGCGCGAGGAAACAATCGTGCGGATGGATACGAAATGGGACATTTCGGAGGAATCCAGGCTGAAGGACAAAATATCCCGGATGCTCGACGAATACCGGAAAATCAATATCCGCCACAGCAAATAG
- a CDS encoding sensor domain-containing diguanylate cyclase: MMLTITVHRPKLTLMKLLAGLVAGSALLITLILLVSSYQSEKKSLVDTTLSLNYSSAQKISVTIDSLFESMQRSLHDTALFLSKNGTLSDREIQEQLELVLNTSGYFNSLFISDRAGVIREVAPNALGLKGSRLTTKAASEARRSGKPYISPPYIAITGRMIVLMSEPLYDAGGNANGFIGGTIYLQENNILSKIIGNNILDDTGSYFYVVGPNGQLLSHPDKNRIGDDGSPNPVVRKLMRGEQGKQEVVNTKGVPMFAAYVPAPVSGWGIVQQTPVSSIHKKLAATISRLVLYMLAPFIALLLLSVWIARMLARPFSTLAGLMKRLSDGERVALADTKPHWIREVNLLTKAVLVAIDAVHKNNTELIRAAATDTLTGLMNRRTLDDILAKWTENGQLFSLIILDIDRFKAVNDTYGHQVGDEVLKFLSRMITEAAGLEGICCRFGGEEFVILLPGATAAEAHATAEKIRLAMQQTGSPTGSPVTVSLGIAEFPAHADTPEALFRLADEALYEAKQRGRNRTVLAGSSDGRALSLN; this comes from the coding sequence ATGATGCTCACGATTACCGTTCACCGGCCGAAGCTGACTTTAATGAAGCTGCTTGCCGGTCTGGTGGCGGGTTCCGCGCTCCTCATCACGCTGATTCTGCTCGTCTCGTCCTATCAGTCGGAGAAAAAGTCGCTCGTCGATACGACCCTTTCTCTTAATTATTCCAGCGCACAAAAAATAAGCGTCACCATCGATTCGCTGTTTGAGTCAATGCAGCGCAGCCTGCACGATACCGCTCTCTTCCTGTCGAAAAACGGCACGCTCTCCGACCGCGAAATTCAGGAGCAGCTGGAGCTTGTGCTGAATACGAGCGGTTACTTCAACTCGCTCTTCATCAGCGACCGTGCGGGCGTCATTCGCGAGGTCGCCCCGAACGCGCTCGGCCTCAAAGGGAGCCGGTTGACGACGAAAGCCGCATCCGAGGCGCGGAGGTCCGGCAAGCCGTATATTTCCCCCCCTTATATCGCCATAACGGGGAGAATGATCGTCCTGATGAGCGAACCGCTTTATGACGCGGGAGGCAATGCAAACGGCTTTATCGGCGGCACGATCTACCTGCAGGAGAATAATATTTTAAGCAAAATTATCGGGAACAACATTTTGGACGATACCGGCTCTTATTTCTACGTCGTCGGACCGAACGGCCAGCTGCTGTCCCATCCCGACAAAAACAGGATCGGCGACGACGGTTCTCCGAATCCGGTCGTCCGAAAGCTGATGAGAGGCGAGCAGGGAAAGCAGGAAGTGGTCAATACGAAAGGAGTTCCGATGTTTGCGGCTTACGTTCCTGCGCCGGTCAGCGGCTGGGGCATCGTGCAGCAGACCCCCGTCAGCTCCATTCACAAGAAGCTGGCGGCGACGATCAGCCGGCTCGTCCTCTACATGCTTGCGCCCTTTATCGCGCTGCTGCTGCTCTCGGTCTGGATCGCCCGCATGCTCGCGCGTCCGTTTTCAACGCTGGCGGGACTGATGAAACGGCTGTCGGACGGCGAAAGGGTTGCGCTGGCCGACACGAAGCCGCACTGGATCCGGGAGGTCAATTTGCTGACGAAGGCGGTCCTGGTCGCAATCGATGCGGTGCACAAAAACAATACCGAGCTGATCCGGGCGGCGGCGACGGATACGCTGACCGGGCTCATGAACCGAAGAACGCTGGACGACATTTTGGCCAAATGGACCGAGAACGGTCAGCTCTTTTCGCTCATTATCCTCGATATCGACCGTTTCAAAGCGGTCAACGATACATACGGCCACCAGGTCGGCGACGAGGTGCTGAAGTTTCTCTCCCGGATGATTACGGAGGCCGCCGGCCTGGAAGGCATCTGCTGCCGGTTCGGCGGTGAGGAATTCGTCATTCTGCTGCCGGGCGCGACGGCCGCGGAAGCTCACGCTACGGCGGAAAAAATCCGCCTCGCGATGCAGCAGACCGGCAGTCCGACCGGCAGCCCGGTAACCGTCTCGCTCGGCATCGCCGAATTCCCGGCGCATGCGGATACGCCGGAGGCGCTGTTCCGGCTCGCCGACGAGGCGCTGTACGAGGCGAAGCAGCGGGGAAGAAACCGGACCGTGCTGGCCGGTTCAAGTGACGGCCGGGCGCTGTCGCTCAATTAG
- a CDS encoding HEAT repeat domain-containing protein: protein MPSFEPLLLTDDQMRQFITEGYLILKTDFPAAFHQNLLQQLTEVYEKEGNPGNNLLPRIRELQKVFDHPVVQGALTSVLGPNYMLHAHRHGHYNNTPKPGGWHKDSYWGYSRMRNHHPWWAMVMYFPQDTPVQLGPTGVMPGTQNYESRIFESDEAEGEALASGEAGTFALIHYDIWHRATGNMLGQHRYMLKFEFMRTEAPKAATWDNKAAEWQTPQSFSGPVIPQPDMWEETWRWLRGEIGGIASTVAPDDETLAGLAERLADPFEPERIAAAYRLARMGREGTRELLNALQSGETPVSRAAAYGLSAAGGEAAAGLTEALGSSREEVDLHAIFALGELRELASSAVPALNRLLETGSVNIRRAVVEALGTIGEPAADAVSGLIRCLQDEDVQVRFMAGLSLSRLGPKAAAAVPQLELALEDENRYVRAHAAEALRYINTEAAKDTLIRFLLGSRWCPTTTPASTFYP from the coding sequence ATGCCGAGCTTTGAACCATTGCTGCTGACGGACGACCAAATGCGTCAATTCATTACTGAAGGTTATCTGATACTGAAAACGGATTTTCCCGCCGCATTTCATCAAAATCTGCTGCAGCAGCTGACGGAAGTGTACGAAAAAGAAGGCAACCCCGGCAACAATCTGCTGCCGCGCATTCGCGAGCTGCAGAAGGTGTTCGACCATCCGGTCGTTCAGGGGGCGCTGACCAGCGTGCTCGGGCCGAATTATATGCTGCACGCCCACCGGCACGGTCACTATAACAACACGCCAAAGCCGGGCGGCTGGCATAAGGACAGCTACTGGGGCTACAGCCGGATGCGGAATCATCACCCCTGGTGGGCGATGGTCATGTATTTCCCGCAGGACACGCCCGTACAGCTCGGCCCTACCGGCGTCATGCCCGGAACGCAAAATTACGAAAGCCGCATTTTCGAATCGGACGAAGCGGAAGGCGAGGCGCTCGCCAGCGGCGAAGCCGGAACATTCGCGCTGATCCATTACGATATCTGGCATCGGGCGACGGGCAACATGCTCGGCCAGCACCGGTATATGCTGAAGTTCGAATTCATGCGGACGGAAGCGCCGAAAGCGGCGACCTGGGACAACAAGGCCGCGGAATGGCAGACGCCGCAGTCGTTCAGCGGGCCGGTCATTCCCCAGCCCGACATGTGGGAGGAGACGTGGCGATGGCTGCGGGGCGAAATCGGCGGCATTGCGAGTACGGTGGCGCCTGACGACGAAACGCTGGCCGGGCTTGCGGAGCGGCTGGCGGATCCGTTCGAGCCCGAACGGATCGCTGCGGCGTACAGGCTGGCCCGGATGGGCCGCGAAGGCACCCGCGAACTGCTGAATGCGCTGCAAAGCGGGGAGACGCCTGTATCCCGCGCGGCGGCCTACGGACTGTCCGCGGCAGGCGGTGAAGCGGCGGCCGGGCTGACCGAAGCGCTCGGCAGCAGCCGCGAGGAAGTTGATCTGCACGCGATTTTTGCGCTTGGCGAGCTGCGGGAGCTGGCGTCCTCCGCCGTGCCGGCGCTGAACCGCTTGCTGGAGACCGGCTCCGTGAACATTCGCCGCGCCGTTGTTGAAGCGCTCGGCACGATCGGCGAGCCGGCCGCCGACGCGGTGTCCGGACTGATCCGGTGCCTGCAGGACGAGGACGTCCAGGTCCGTTTCATGGCCGGCCTGTCGCTCTCGCGACTGGGCCCGAAAGCGGCCGCGGCCGTCCCGCAGTTGGAGCTGGCGCTGGAAGACGAGAACCGTTACGTCCGCGCCCATGCTGCGGAGGCGCTGCGATACATCAATACGGAAGCGGCGAAAGACACACTGATCCGTTTCCTGCTCGGCTCTCGGTGGTGTCCGACGACAACGCCGGCAAGTACGTTCTACCCCTGA
- a CDS encoding Gfo/Idh/MocA family protein has product MSRTFRVGIIGCGGIANGKHLPNLSKLEQVQLVAFCDIVEERAQKAAAQYGASEARVYTDYKELLADKTIDIVHVCTPNDSHAEISIAALEADKHVMCEKPMAKTAADAKRMLETAKRTGKKLTIGYNNRYRPDSLHLKKLCEQGRLGDIYMAKAHAIRRRAVPTWGVFLDEEKQGGGPLIDIGTHALDLTLWMMDNYKPKVVLGRAYHKLSQRENAANAWGPWDPSKFTVEDSAFGMIVMENGATIILESSWALNSLEVDEAKCTLCGTEGGADMKGGLRINGEENSRLYVHEVDLKAGGVAFYDGKTESDSAVEARLWIKAIEEDTDPVVKPEQAFVVSQILEALYESSRTGQAVYL; this is encoded by the coding sequence ATGTCCCGTACTTTCCGAGTAGGAATCATCGGCTGCGGAGGAATTGCCAACGGCAAGCATCTTCCCAACCTCAGCAAGCTTGAACAGGTTCAGCTTGTCGCGTTTTGCGACATTGTAGAGGAGCGCGCGCAGAAAGCCGCCGCCCAATATGGAGCGAGCGAAGCTCGCGTTTATACCGATTATAAAGAGCTGCTGGCAGACAAAACGATCGACATCGTTCACGTCTGCACGCCGAACGATTCGCACGCCGAAATTTCGATTGCCGCGCTGGAAGCGGACAAGCACGTCATGTGCGAGAAGCCGATGGCCAAGACGGCGGCAGACGCCAAGCGGATGCTGGAAACGGCGAAGCGCACCGGCAAAAAGCTGACGATCGGCTACAATAACCGCTACCGTCCGGACAGCCTGCATTTGAAAAAGCTGTGCGAGCAAGGCCGCCTGGGCGACATTTATATGGCGAAAGCCCATGCGATCCGCCGCCGCGCCGTCCCGACGTGGGGCGTGTTTCTCGACGAAGAGAAACAAGGCGGAGGCCCGCTCATCGATATCGGCACGCATGCGCTCGACCTTACGCTGTGGATGATGGACAACTACAAGCCGAAGGTTGTGCTCGGAAGAGCGTACCACAAGCTTTCGCAGCGCGAGAACGCCGCCAACGCCTGGGGCCCTTGGGACCCGTCGAAGTTTACGGTTGAGGATTCGGCTTTCGGCATGATCGTCATGGAGAACGGCGCGACCATTATTCTCGAATCGAGCTGGGCGCTGAACAGCCTTGAGGTCGACGAAGCGAAATGTACGCTGTGCGGCACCGAGGGCGGAGCGGACATGAAGGGCGGCCTGCGCATCAACGGCGAGGAGAACAGCCGTCTGTACGTCCATGAGGTGGACCTGAAAGCCGGCGGCGTCGCTTTCTATGACGGCAAAACCGAGAGCGACTCGGCCGTCGAGGCGCGCCTGTGGATCAAAGCGATCGAGGAAGATACCGATCCGGTCGTCAAACCGGAGCAGGCTTTCGTTGTTTCGCAAATTCTCGAGGCGCTGTACGAATCGTCGCGCACCGGCCAGGCGGTTTATCTGTAA
- a CDS encoding metal-dependent hydrolase translates to MNITYHGHSCIQIETNGKSLIIDPFLSGNGLAVVKPEEIKTDAVLLTHAHTDHILDAEPIARGNDAPIVATFELANYMSWKGLKTIDINIGGTVDLGFAQVTMIQAFHSSGIMLEDQRIVYGGMPGGFIVKTGGLTILHAGDTGLFGDMKLIGERHAIDVAFLPIGDRYTMGPEDALQAAEWFGAKLTVPVHYDTFPVIRQEADVFVRRLTEKGLKGQALKPGESVSGL, encoded by the coding sequence ATGAACATTACTTACCACGGTCATTCCTGTATTCAAATCGAAACGAACGGCAAATCGCTTATCATCGATCCGTTTCTGAGCGGCAACGGGCTGGCAGTCGTGAAGCCGGAGGAGATCAAAACCGACGCCGTGCTGCTGACCCATGCGCATACGGACCATATTTTGGATGCCGAGCCGATCGCACGCGGCAACGATGCGCCGATCGTGGCGACGTTCGAGCTCGCGAACTATATGTCCTGGAAAGGGCTGAAAACGATCGATATCAACATCGGCGGCACCGTCGACCTCGGCTTCGCCCAGGTGACGATGATCCAGGCGTTTCACAGCTCGGGCATCATGCTTGAGGACCAGCGCATCGTTTACGGCGGCATGCCGGGCGGATTTATCGTGAAGACGGGCGGGCTCACGATCCTGCATGCGGGCGATACCGGCCTGTTCGGGGATATGAAGCTGATCGGGGAGCGCCACGCGATCGACGTCGCATTCCTCCCGATCGGCGACCGATATACGATGGGACCCGAGGACGCGCTGCAGGCGGCGGAATGGTTCGGCGCGAAGCTGACGGTGCCGGTGCATTACGACACGTTCCCGGTTATCCGCCAGGAAGCGGACGTTTTCGTGCGCAGACTTACGGAGAAAGGGTTGAAGGGGCAGGCGCTGAAGCCGGGCGAATCGGTCTCCGGTCTCTGA
- a CDS encoding aldo/keto reductase produces the protein MKRRILGATGMSVSEMTLGAMMFGAMGNTDRGDSVRIIHRALDAGINFIDTADVYSNGESEEIVGQAVKGRRHDVIIATKFGLPMGADANRSGGSARWIKHEVEESLKRLGTDYIDLYQMHRPDYNTDLGETLAALSDLIRADKVRAIGSSTFPAERIVEAQWAAERGGHHRFLAEQPMYSIFTRKLEAAVLPAAQRYNMGVITYSPLNGGWLSGRADQMGSHRAAGRPERYDPTIPSNQAKAEALRKLDALAKESGIPLPHLALAFVRSHPAVTSVIIGPRTMEQLEGLLGGADVELSGDILDRIDEIVPPGTDLNPADNYAADSPAIADKRLRRR, from the coding sequence ATGAAAAGAAGAATTCTCGGCGCGACCGGCATGTCGGTCAGTGAAATGACGCTTGGGGCGATGATGTTCGGCGCCATGGGCAACACCGACCGCGGCGATTCGGTGCGCATCATCCACCGGGCGCTGGACGCCGGCATTAATTTTATCGATACGGCCGACGTCTATTCAAACGGCGAGTCGGAAGAGATCGTCGGGCAAGCGGTTAAAGGACGCCGGCACGACGTGATCATTGCGACGAAGTTCGGCTTGCCCATGGGAGCGGACGCCAATCGGAGCGGCGGCTCGGCGCGCTGGATCAAGCACGAAGTCGAAGAAAGCCTGAAGCGGCTGGGCACGGATTATATCGATCTTTACCAGATGCACCGGCCGGATTACAATACCGATCTCGGCGAGACGCTGGCGGCGCTCTCGGACCTGATCCGGGCGGACAAAGTGCGGGCGATCGGCTCGTCGACGTTCCCCGCCGAACGGATCGTCGAAGCGCAGTGGGCGGCGGAGCGGGGCGGCCATCACCGCTTTCTTGCGGAGCAGCCGATGTATTCGATTTTCACGAGAAAGCTGGAGGCAGCCGTGCTGCCGGCAGCGCAGCGCTACAATATGGGCGTCATTACCTACAGCCCGCTGAACGGCGGGTGGCTCTCCGGGCGCGCTGACCAGATGGGAAGCCATCGCGCGGCGGGAAGACCGGAGCGGTACGATCCGACGATCCCGAGCAACCAGGCCAAAGCGGAAGCGCTGCGAAAACTGGACGCGCTTGCGAAAGAATCGGGGATTCCGCTGCCTCACCTCGCCCTGGCCTTTGTCCGGTCTCATCCGGCGGTCACTTCGGTCATTATCGGTCCCCGCACGATGGAACAGCTCGAAGGACTGCTGGGCGGAGCGGATGTTGAGTTAAGCGGCGATATTCTCGACCGGATAGACGAAATCGTGCCGCCGGGCACGGATCTCAATCCGGCGGACAATTATGCGGCCGATTCGCCGGCGATTGCGGACAAGCGTCTGCGCCGCCGATAA
- a CDS encoding MerR family transcriptional regulator, which produces MESKRFAMEEVTERLGVTARTLHYYEEIGLLAGVERTAGGHRLYSEEIVLELEHILRLKNVLGCSLQEIRSILEAERQLTEIRHFYQLAETSEEGRGELLSRASELLGQQIRLIDDKVRGMLEMKERFERRLSRVNEIRGGGSSKSNGE; this is translated from the coding sequence TTGGAAAGCAAACGGTTTGCCATGGAAGAAGTGACGGAACGGCTCGGCGTTACCGCGCGCACGCTTCATTACTACGAGGAGATCGGGCTGCTGGCGGGCGTGGAGAGGACGGCCGGCGGCCACCGGCTTTACTCCGAGGAAATCGTACTCGAGCTGGAACATATTTTGCGCTTGAAAAATGTGCTCGGCTGCTCGCTTCAGGAGATCCGTTCGATATTGGAAGCGGAGCGGCAGCTGACCGAAATCCGCCATTTTTACCAGCTCGCGGAGACGTCGGAGGAGGGGCGGGGCGAGCTGCTGAGCCGGGCGTCCGAGCTGCTCGGCCAGCAGATCCGCCTGATCGACGATAAAGTGCGGGGCATGCTGGAGATGAAAGAGAGGTTCGAGAGGCGGCTCAGCCGCGTCAACGAGATCCGCGGCGGCGGGTCAAGCAAGTCAAACGGGGAGTGA